From a single Brassica oleracea var. oleracea cultivar TO1000 chromosome C5, BOL, whole genome shotgun sequence genomic region:
- the LOC106292270 gene encoding uncharacterized mitochondrial protein AtMg00810-like, with translation MKDLGKLKYFLGIEVARNDTGFYLSQCKYALDIIAEAVLLGAKPCYVPLELNHKLLEADEPLANAKQYRRLVGRLIYLTTTRPDLGYVVHILSTFMQKPLLPHWEAALRVVRYLKGSPGQGILLKANDPLQISAYCDSDWSSCPVSRRSLSAYIIFIGDSPVIWRAKKQDDVSLSSAEAEYRAMSVMVKELKWLKELYESFTLSHPLPMRLYCDSKSAIHIASNPVFHERTKHIERDCHFVRDAYKAKRISLEHVTSKNQLADMLTKSLPRPMFEDLLSKLGMCNLTLPT, from the coding sequence ATGAAGGACCTTGGCAAATTGAAATACTTCTTGGGCATTGAAGTTGCCCGGAATGACACTGGCTTCTACCTCTCTCAGTGCAAATACGCACTAGACATTATCGCCGAAGCTGTTTTGTTAGGCGCCAAACCATGCTATGTTCCGTTGGAACTTAACCACAAGCTTCTTGAAGCTGATGAACCACTTGCGAATGCAAAGCAGTATCGTCGGCTTGTAGGACGCCTGATTTACTTGACTACTACGCGACCAGACCTTGGGTATGTGGTGCATATTCTTTCGACTTTCATGCAGAAACCTTTGTTACCTCATTGGGAGGCAGCTCTCCGGGTTGTTCGTTACCTTAAAGGTTCTCCAGGACAAGGCATTTTGCTCAAAGCCAATGACCCTTTGCAGATAAGCGCTTATTGTGATTCTGATTGGTCTTCATGCCCGGTCTCTCGCCGCTCCCTCAGTGCATATATCATTTTCATTGGTGATTCTCCTGTCATTTGGCGTGCCAAGAAGCAAGATGATGTCTCGCTATCCTCTGCAGAGGCGGAATACCGTGCGATGTCAGTCATGGTAAAGGAGCTAAAATGGCTTAAAGAACTCTATGAATCGTTCACTCTCTCGCATCCTCTCCCAATGCGTCTATACTGTGACAGTAAGTCTGCTATTCATATTGCTTCAAATCCAGTTTTCCACGAGCGTACTAAACATATCGAGAGAGATTGTCATTTTGTTCGCGATGCATACAAAGCTAAGCGCATCTCTCTTGAACATGTTACTTCCAAGAATCAACTTGCGGACATGCTGACTAAGTCACTCCCTCGTCCAATGTTCGAAGATCTTTTGTCCAAGTTGGGTATGTGCAACCTTACACTTCCAACTTGA
- the LOC106343124 gene encoding GDSL esterase/lipase APG: MDHHMTSCLLLLLVSTYSVLQISFAQDAPTSLFPGMMIFGDSVVDVGNNNYLPTLFRADYPPYGRDFAGHKPTGRFCNGKLATDITAETLGFTKYPPAYLSPEASGKNLLIGANFASAASGYDDKAALLNHAIPLYQQVEYYKEYKSKLIKVAGSKQADTIIKGSIYLLSAGSSDFVQNYYVNPLVNKFYTADQYGSMLIDNFSTFIKQVYAVGARKIGVTSLPPTGCLPAARTLFGYHEKGCVPRLNTDAQQFNKKLNAATSKLQKQYSGLKIVVFDIFTPLYDLVQSPAKSGFTEATKGCCGTGTVETTSLLCNPKSYGTCTNATQYVFWDSVHPSEAANEILATALIGQGFSLIG; this comes from the exons ATGGATCACCACATGACGTCGTGTTTGCTTCTCCTCTTGGTCTCAACCTACTCTGTTTTGCAAATTTCATTTGCTCAAGATGCTCCAACGAGTCTTTTTCCTGGAATGATGATATTTGGTGACTCTGTAGTTGATGTCGGAAACAACAACTATCTTCCAACCCTTTTTAGAGCTGATTACCCTCCTTATGGCCGTGATTTTGCTGGCCACAAACCCACCGGCCGTTTCTGCAACGGCAAATTAGCCACTGATATTACCG CTGAGACACTAGGGTTCACTAAATACCCACCAGCTTATCTAAGTCCCGAAGCTTCAGGGAAGAACCTTCTCATTGGTGCTAATTTCGCTTCTGCAGCTTCAGGTTACGATGACAAAGCCGCTCTTCTCAAT CACGCGATTCCGTTGTATCAGCAAGTTGAGTATTACAAGGAGTACAAGAGCAAGCTCATAAAAGTTGCTGGAAGCAAACAAGCTGATACGATCATAAAGGGATCAATCTATCTCTTGAGTGCAGGAAGCAGTGACTTTGTTCAAAATTATTATGTGAATCCTCTTGTTAACAAATTCTACACTGCTGATCAGTACGGATCTATGCTTATTGATAACTTCTCTACATTTATCAAG CAAGTGTATGCGGTTGGGGCAAGGAAGATCGGTGTGACATCTCTGCCTCCAACGGGATGTCTTCCAGCAGCAAGAACCCTTTTCGGTTACCATGAAAAAGGTTGTGTTCCAAGACTCAACACAGATGCTCAGCAATTCAACAAGAAGCTTAACGCAGCTACTTCAAAGCTTCAGAAGCAATACTCTGGTCTAAAGATTGTTGTCTTTGACATCTTCACCCCACTCTATGATCTTGTTCAGTCCCCTGCTAAATCTG GATTCACGGAAGCAACAAAAGGATGTTGTGGAACAGGAACGGTCGAGACAACTTCGCTCTTGTGCAATCCGAAATCATACGGGACATGCACCAATGCTACTCAGTATGTGTTCTGGGACAGTGTTCATCCCTCCGAAGCTGCCAATGAGATTCTCGCCACTGCTTTGATTGGACAGGGCTTCTCTCTCATTGGTTGA
- the LOC106293908 gene encoding histidine-containing phosphotransfer protein 4, producing the protein MQRQVALIKQSLFDQGYLDEQFMELEELQDDVNPNFVEEVATLYFKDSARLINSIDQALERGSFDFNRLDNYMHQFKGSSTSIGASKVKTECTMFREYCRMGNAEGCLRTFQQVKKEHATLRKKLEHYFQLARQAGPKETARRSK; encoded by the exons ATGCAGAGGCAAGTGGCACTCATTAAGCAGTCCCTCTTTGATCAG GGATATCTCGACGAACAGTTCATGGAGTTAGAAGAGCTCCAAGATGATGTAAACCCTAATTTTGTTGAAGAAGTTGCCACATTATACTTCAAAGATTCAGCTAGGTTAATCAATAGCATTGACCAAGCTCT GGAAAGAGGATCATTTGATTTCAATCGGCTGGATAACTACATGCATCAGTTTAAGGGCAGCAGCACCAG CATTGGTGCGAGTAAGGTGAAAACTGAATGCACTATGTTTAGGGAATACTGCAGAATGGGAAACGCCGAAGG ATGCTTGAGGACTTTCCAGCAAGTGAAAAAAGAGCACGCAACGTTGAGAAAGAAGCTTGAACATTATTTCCAG TTGGCAAGACAGGCGGGACCTAAGGAGACAGCACGTAGGTCCAAGTAA
- the LOC106292269 gene encoding uncharacterized protein At4g02000-like: MLKTIDAVADGIGHVKLIEFDPSKPHLLEYVRVQVVLDINQLLRDRKSLTLPGGRIEYVDVEYERVRKKCFHCLRLSHEKQKCPLLQGSRNKGKVRSSRSRNTSSSRSSWTRRNQNKRRATQVSEQGKSDAMAQRNMEEGPAKRKAQDEGEVSSKMAKQVKGLVVSPKPSHAQ; the protein is encoded by the exons ATGTTGAAGACTATTGATGCAGTGGCAGATGGCATAGGACATGTGAAATTGATTGAGTTTGATCCCTCGAAGCCGCATCTGCTTGAGTACGTAAGGGTCCAAGTGGTGCTGGACATCAATCAACTTTTAAGGGATAGGAAATCGCTAACGTTACCTGGAGGCAGAATTGAGTATGTAGATGTTGAGTATGAAAGAGTGAGGAAGAAGTGTTTTCACTGCCTGAGACTTTCTCATGAAAAACAAAAGTGCCCTTTGCTTCAGGGTTCCCGTAACAAAGGGAAAG TACGGAGCAGTCGTAGCAGAAACACAAGTAGTAGCCGTTCGTCTTGGACACGCCGTAACCAGAACAAACGTAGAGCCACTCAGGTTTCAGAACAAGGAAAATCAGATGCTATGGCTCAAAGGAACATGGAGGAAGGACCTGCTAAACGCAAGGCGCAAGATGAGGGTGAAGTGTCGTCTAAGATGGCGAAACAAGTGAAGGGTTTGGTGGTTTCCCCGAAACCATCCCATGCTCAATGA